Proteins from a single region of Sesamum indicum cultivar Zhongzhi No. 13 linkage group LG5, S_indicum_v1.0, whole genome shotgun sequence:
- the LOC105161626 gene encoding proteasome subunit beta type-6 — protein sequence MDSGDVNAPHSMGTTIIGVTYDGGVVLGADSRTSTGMYVANRASDKITQLTDNVYVCRSGSAADSQIVSDYVRYFLHQHTIQLGQPSTVKVAANLVRLLSYNNKNMLQTGLIVGGWDKYEGGKIYGIPLGGTVLELPFTIGGSGSSYLYGFFDQAWKEGMTREEAEQLVVKAVSLAIARDGASGGVVRTVTINKDGVTRKFYPGDTLPLWHEEMEPQNSLLDTLSAASPEPMVS from the exons ATGGATTCAGGCGATGTCAACGCGCCACACTCAATGGGTACGACCATAATCGGCGTCACCTACGACGGCGGTGTTGTTCTCGGTGCAGACTCTCGCACCAGCACCG GAATGTATGTGGCGAATAGGGCATCCGATAAGATCACGCAGTTGACAGATAATGTCTATGTCTGCCGCTCTGGCTCA GCAGCAGATTCACAAATTGTTTCAGATTATGTACGTTACTTTCTCCACCAACACAC GATACAACTTGGGCAGCCTTCCACTGTAAAAGTTGCTGCAAACCTTGTCAGATTATTATCTTACAACAACAAg AATATGCTGCAAACTGGCTTGATTGTTGGTGGATGGGATAAGTATGAAGGGGGTAAAATTTATGGAATACCTTTGGGAGGAACAGTTTTAGAACTGCCTTTCACTATTGGAG GATCTGGCTCGTCCTATCTGTATGGTTTCTTTGATCAAGCATGGAAGGAAGGGATGACGCGAGAAGAAGCTGAG CAATTAGTTGTGAAGGCAGTCTCTCTTGCCATTGCTCGGGATGGTGCCAGTGGTGGTGTTGTTCGGACAGTGACT ATCAACAAAGATGGCGTTACTAGAAAGTTCTATCCTGGGGACACCCTCCCTCTATGGCATGAAGAAATGGAACCACAGAATTCACTGTTGGATACTTTATCAGCTGCAAGTCCTGAACCAATGGTCAGTTAA
- the LOC105161627 gene encoding LOW QUALITY PROTEIN: auxin response factor 19-like (The sequence of the model RefSeq protein was modified relative to this genomic sequence to represent the inferred CDS: inserted 1 base in 1 codon), which translates to MKTPTSGTGTLPGNASAAEGVKKSINGELWQACAGPLVNLPAAGTHVVYFPQGHSEQVAASMKKDVDAQIPNYPNLPAKLLCLLHNVTLHADLETDEVYAQMTLQPVPSFDKEALLRSDLSMKANKPQTEFFCKTLTASDTSTHGGFSVPRRAAEKIFPPLDFTMQPPAQELVARDLHDNVWTFRHIYRGQPKRHLLTTGWSLFVSGKRLVAGDSVLFIRDEKQQLLLGIRRANRQPPNLSSSVLSSDSMHIGILAAAAHAAANNSPFTVFYNPRASPSEFVIPLAKYYKAVCSNQISLGMRFRMMFETEESGTRRYMGTITGISDLDPVRWKNSQWRNLQVGWDESTAGERRNRVSIWEIEPVTAPFFICPTPPFFRSKRXXXNYYADDDSSDLDSLFRRTMPWLGDEFGLRDPQALPGLSLVQWMNMQQNSSLSNSMQPNYVNPLPSSLLQNAAGTDISRQLGLPGTQISQHNNLQFNAQRPNQPVQQLDQLQKLPSSTLSPLSSITQPQQQLTDVAQPPRQSLVGQNLPASQVPSQILQSQSPIQAQNVLQQQQSLVNHQLQRNLSQNLPQQQVLSHSHQQNLMPSQTPDHLSQQLQMPDNQIQLQLLQKLHQQQQLLLHQQPGMQQSSQLTQLQDQQKQLLDIPPNFPRSTAMSQLMDSSQATSSMHPQSHVTGREMTGNNSQTNLRFAQPPKQQKLQQSGILSELPGHVGSTLNXGGPSAVTDDVPSCSTSPSTNNCPNVGQSITNGRNHRATTMVDEIAQSSVARLNSGGLEPMSSNSNLVQDLQQNSDVKPSLNISKSQNQGFFATQTYLNGVGTHIDYLDSSSSATSVLSQNDGHIPQNNNSMSFNSQSMLFRDASQDGEAHGDPRNTVAFGANIDNQLGMPMMPEPLITKNMVGSGKDFSSNISSGGGLLSTYENPKESQAELSPSMVSQSFGVPDMAFNSIDSTIHDGSFMNTGAWAPPQIPRMRTYTKVYKRGAVGRSIDITRYSGYDELKQDLARRFGIEGQLEDRQRVGWKLVYVDHENDVLLVGDDPWEEFVTCVRCIKILSPQEVQQMSLDGDFGNSVLPNQACSSSDNGVN; encoded by the exons ATGAAGACGCCAACCTCCGGCACCGGAACTCTGCCGGGAAACGCCTCCGCCGCTGAAG GTGTAAAGAAGAGCATAAATGGTGAGCTATGGCAAGCGTGCGCCGGTCCACTGGTAAACCTGCCGGCGGCGGGGACCCACGTCGTCTACTTTCCTCAAGGCCACAGTGAACAG GTTGCTGCATCCATGAAAAAGGATGTCGACGCACAAATCCCAAACTATCCAAATCTTCCAGCAAAACTGCTATGCCTCCTTCACAATGTCACTCTGCAT GCTGATCTTGAAACAGATGAAGTATATGCCCAGATGACGCTGCAACCAGTGCCTTCG TTTGACAAGGAGGCTCTATTGAGATCAGATCTATCGATGAAAGCGAATAAACCCCAGACGGAGTTTTTCTGTAAAACCTTGACCGCAAGTGATACAAGCACTCATGGGGGTTTCTCTGTGCCTCGTCGTGCTGCAGAAAAGATTTTCCCTCCTCTG GACTTCACAATGCAACCGCCTGCACAAGAGCTCGTGGCCAGGGATTTGCATGATAATGTGTGGACGTTTCGCCATATTTACCGGG GACAACCAAAGCGTCACTTGCTTACAACTGGATGGAGCCTTTTTGTTAGCGGAAAGAGGCTGGTTGCTGGTGACTCGGTCTTatttatcag AGACGAAAAGCAGCAGCTTCTCTTGGGCATAAGACGAGCCAACAGACAACCACCTAATTTGTCATCATCTGTTTTATCAAGTGATAGCATGCATATCGGGATCCTAGCTGCAGCTGCCCATGCTGCTGCAAATAATAGCCCTTTCACCGTCTTTTACAATCCAAG GGCAAGTCCATCGGAGTTTGTCATCCCTTTAGCCAAGTACTATAAAGCCGTTTGCAGTAACCAAATATCTCTTGGCATGCGCTTCCGCATGATGTTTGAGACGGAAGAATCAGGGACAAGAAG ATATATGGGTACAATAACTGGAATAAGTGACCTGGATCCAGTCCGATGGAAGAATTCCCAGTGGCGCAACTTACAG GTCGGCTGGGATGAGTCGACTGCTGGTGAGAGGCGTAATCGCGTTTCCATTTGGGAGATCGAACCTGTAACTGCTCCATTTTTCATCTGTCCTACGCCCCCTTTCTTCCGTTCAAAGCGNNNNNNNNNNAACTATT ATGCAGATGATGACTCTTCTGATCTGGACAGCCTATTTAGGAGGACAATGCCGTGGCTCGGAGACGAATTCGGCTTAAGAGATCCCCAAGCTCTCCCTGGCCTGAGCTTAGTCCAGTGGATGAACATGCAGCAAAATTCTTCCCTGTCCAACTCAATGCAACCGAACTATGTTAACCCTTTACCTAGTTCTCTTCTGCAAAACGCTGCTGGTACAGATATTTCCCGTCAATTAGGCCTGCCGGGGACTCAAATTTCTCAGCATAACAACTTACAGTTCAATGCACAGAGACCTAACCAACCAGTTCAGCAACTAGATCAGCTCCAAAAGCTACCATCGTCCACTTTAAGCCCTTTAAGCTCAATTACTCAGCCGCAACAGCAGTTGACTGATGTTGCTCAACCACCAAGACAAAGTTTGgttggtcaaaatttacctgCAAGCCAAGTTCCGTCCCAGATTTTGCAGTCACAGAGTCCCATCCAAGCCCAGAATGTTCTGCAGCAGCAACAATCTCTTGTAAACCATCAGCTTCAGAGAAATCTCTCCCAAAATCTGCCCCAGCAGCAGGTTCTGAGTCACAGTCATCAGCAAAATCTGATGCCTTCTCAGACCCCTGATCATCTAAGCCAACAGTTGCAAATGCCAGATAACCAAATTCAGCTTCAGCTTTTACAGAAGCTCCATCAGCAACAGCAATTACTATTACATCAGCAGCCTGGTATGCAGCAATCTTCTCAACTGACACAACTTCAAGATCAGCAGAAGCAGCTTTTAGATATTCCACCAAACTTCCCGAGGTCTACAGCGATGAGCCAATTGATGGATTCCTCTCAAGCGACATCCAGTATGCATCCTCAGTCGCATGTTACTGGCCGGGAGATGACGGGGAATAATAGCCAAACAAATCTTCGGTTTGCCCAACCACCTAAGCAACAAAAGCTCCAGCAGTCTGGAATACTATCAGAATTGCCAGGACATGTCGGAAGTACCTTAA TTGGAGGCCCATCTGCAGTTACAGATGATGTCCCGTCTTGTTCGACTTCACCATCCACGAACAACTGTCCAAATGTTGGTCAGTCCATAACGAATGGCAGAAACCACCGTGCAACAACAATGGTGGATGAGATTGCTCAGTCTTCTGTCGCTCGACTAAATTCAGGTGGTCTTGAGCCAATGTCTTCTAACAGTAACTTAGTGCAAGATTTGCAGCAAAATTCTGATGTTAAGCCTTCATTGAATATATCCAAAAGTCAGAATCAAGGATTTTTTGCAACACAAACATACCTCAATGGTGTTGGAACCCATATAGACTATTTGGATAGTTCATCTTCAGCAACATCAGTTCTTTCTCAGAATGATGGCCATATACCGCAAAACAACAACTCCATGTCTTTCAATTCTCAGTCAATGTTGTTTAGAGATGCAAGCCAAGATGGGGAAGCCCACGGTGACCCCAGGAATACCGTTGCATTCGGGGCTAACATTGACAATCAATTAGGGATGCCCATGATGCCTGAACCATTGATCACGAAAAACATGGTCGGATCAGGTAAAGACTTCTCAAGTAATATCTCGTCTGGAGGAGGACTGCTTTCCACCTACGAGAACCCCAAGGAATCTCAAGCTGAACTCTCACCATCAATGGTTTCCCAGTCATTTGGAGTTCCAGATATGGCGTTTAATTCTATTGATTCCACAATACATGATGGTAGCTTCATGAATACGGGTGCTTGGGCCCCGCCACAGATTCCTAGGATGCGGACATATACAAAG GTGTACAAGCGTGGAGCTGTTGGAAGATCAATTGATATTACACGTTACTCAGGCTATGATGAGCTCAAACAAGATCTGGCTCGTAGGTTTGGTATCGAGGGACAACTAGAGGACCGACAGAGAGTTGGTTGGAAACTTGTCTATGTGGATCATGAGAATGATGTCTTGCTAGTTGGTGATGATCCTTGGGA GGAGTTTGTAACCTGTGTACGTTGCATCAAGATCCTTTCCCCTCAGGAGGTCCAACAAATGAGCTTGGATGGAGATTTTGGAAACAGTGTCCTCCCAAATCAAGCTTGCAGCAGCTCTGATAACGGTGTCAATTAG